From Aquila chrysaetos chrysaetos chromosome 3, bAquChr1.4, whole genome shotgun sequence, the proteins below share one genomic window:
- the LOC115338963 gene encoding zinc finger protein 777-like isoform X1: MSRRGPAQESGTPRRKAVQAMRPRASAGQAEAQQLQELRSRTERAERRLLACENLVGELGSNLAALGSLLQEYGQLQQRLDNVENLLKNRNFWILRLPPGSRGEVPKVPLTFDDISVYFNEQEWERLDRWQKDLYRAVMRGNYEMLISLDYAVSKPDILSRIERDEELCVKDGQKPPLMPIGGSQEPLQAPEEVDRVEEALGEEEVPMEADRDYAVSKPDILSRIERDEELCVKDGQEPPQTSVRDGQESQETHIRDGQEPPQTSVRDGQEPPQTSVRDGQESQETHIRDGQEPPETSVRDGQKPPQTCIRDGQEPLQTPKEMDQKEEALGEDKVPMEVDTELPILVMNVMSLSAQKGQRRREDQPETEMEEDPAESNTEEGSLTENERACEGTSLENIKIKEEEPEALQEVSAPSPSPEIQKCPKSEPAKAKSKKKPSRCASSSLLMGNCRRGYVREWSHPCTECGKRFRLKINLIIHQRSHAQEGPYECTMCEISFADKRHLDLHQSIHIKDRAFGAKVWGNVHPELRIRPRRKFCGALCGGAHSLGNGTYAGGPWLGQGKEELDRGSPKSRRKSVLKCSLCKKIFSCTFSLRRHLQTHSQERPYCCTACKKCFTRRTHLLRHEKIHDRQKALAALQQPVTVMPAPKQPQPQGAPETPTGGSAPHSPAQASERNVSPVATAAKAVPANELLIGPAELGPPDKNCHILGWGGRAVQPVVRLGNRAAVSGVTEK; encoded by the exons ATGTCCCGCCGGGGCCCCGCTCAG gagTCGGGCACCCCCAGGCGCAAGGCGGTGCAGGCCATGAGGCCGCGGGCATCGGCGGGGCAGGCGGAggcccagcagctgcaggagctgaggaGCCGGACGGAGAGGGCGGAACGGAGGCTGCTGGCCTGCGAGAACCTGGTTGGGGAGCTGGGCAGCAACCTGGCCGCCCTGGGCAGCCTCCTGCAGGAGTAcgggcagctgcagcagcggCTGGATAACGTGGAGAACCTGCTGAAGAACAGGAACTTCTGGATCCTGCGGCTGCCTCCCGGCTCCCGGGGAGAGGTCCCCAAG GTACCACTTACGTTCGATGACATTTCAGTGTACTTCAATGAGCAGGAATGGGAGAGACTGGACCGCTGGCAGAAGGATCTGTACAGGGCTGTGATGAGGGGGAACTACGAGATGCTGATTTCCCTGG ACTATGCTGTGTCCAAGCCTGACATCCTCTCCCGGATCGAGAGGGATGAAGAGCTTTGTGTCAAAGATGGTCAGAAGCCCCCGCTGATGCCTATTGGAGGCAGTCAGGAGCCCCTGCAAGCACCAGAAGAGGTGGACCGGGTGGAAGAGGCTTTGGGAGAAGAGGAAGTCCCCATGGAAGCTGACAGGG ACTATGCTGTGTCCAAGCCTGACATCCTCTCCCGGATCGAGAGGGATGAAGAGCTTTGTGTCAAAGATGGTCAGGAGCCCCCGCAGACAAGCGTCCGAGATGGTCAGGAGTCCCAGGAGACACACATCAGAGACGGTCAGGAGCCCCCGCAGACAAGCGTCCGAGATGGTCAG GAGCCCCCGCAGACAAGCGTACGAGATGGTCAGGAGTCCCAGGAGACGCACATCAGAGACGGTCAGGAGCCCCCGGAGACAAGCGTCCGAGATGGTCAGAAGCCCCCACAGACATGCATCAGAGATGGTCAGGAGCCCCTGCAGACACCAAAAGAGATGGACCAGAAGGAAGAGGCTTTGGGAGAAGATAAAGTCCCCATGGAAGTTGACACAG AACTCCCCATCCTTGTGATGAATGTCATGTCCCTGAGTGCACAAAAAGGGCAGCGGCGCAGGGAAGATCAGCCTGAGACAGAGATGGAAGAGGACCCGGCTGAGTCCAACACTG AGGAAGGCTCTTTAACGGAAAATGAAAGGGCATGTGAAGGGACTTCTCTTGAAAACATCAAAATTAAGGAAGAGGAGCCTGAAGCATTGCAAGAGGTTTCTGCACCCTCTCCCAGCCCAGAGATCCAGAAGTGCCCCAAAAGTGAGCCAGCCAAGGCCAAGAGCAAGAAGAAGCCAAGCAGATGTGCGAGCAGCAGCCTCCTGATGGGCAACTGTCGGCGTGGCTATGTGCGTGAGTGGTCGCATCCCTGCACCGAGTGCGGGAAACGTTTCCGTCTGAAAATAAACCTCATCATCCACCAGCGGAGCCATGCCCAAGAGGGGCCCTACGAATGCACAATGTGTGAGATCAGCTTTGCGGACAAACGCCACCTGGACCTTCACCAGAGCATCCACATAAAAGACAGGGCCTTTGGGGCCAAGGTCTGGGGGAACGTCCACCCAGAGCTGAGGATCCGGCCGAGGAGGAAGTTCTGCGGGGCTTTGTGCGGAGGTGCCCACAGCCTGGGCAACGGGACGTATGCTGGGGGTCCCTGGCTGGGCCAGGGCAAGGAGGAGCTAGACAGAGGGAGCCCTAAGTCTCGTAGGAAGTCTGTGCTGAAATGCAGTCTTTGTAAAAAGATTTTCTCTTGCACCTTTTCCCTTCGGCGGCACTTGCAGACCCACTCGCAGGAAAGGCCGTATTGCTGCACCGCCTGCAAGAAATGCTTCACCCGTAGAACTCACCTCTTGCGCCACGAGAAAATACACGACCGCCAGAAAGCCCTGGCTGCACTCCAACAGCCCGTGACCGTCATGCCAGCACCCAAGCAGCCCCAGCCACAAGGAGCCCCAGAGACACCCACAGGTGGGAGCGCTCCTCACTCACCAGCCCAGGCATCCGAGAGAAACGTTAGCCCTGTGGCCACCGCAGCCAAAGCAGTTCCAGCAAATGAGCTCCTGATCG
- the LOC115338963 gene encoding zinc finger protein 777-like isoform X4, with protein sequence MSRRGPAQESGTPRRKAVQAMRPRASAGQAEAQQLQELRSRTERAERRLLACENLVGELGSNLAALGSLLQEYGQLQQRLDNVENLLKNRNFWILRLPPGSRGEVPKVPLTFDDISVYFNEQEWERLDRWQKDLYRAVMRGNYEMLISLDYAVSKPDILSRIERDEELCVKDGQKPPLMPIGGSQEPLQAPEEVDRVEEALGEEEVPMEADRDYAVSKPDILSRIERDEELCVKDGQEPPQTSVRDGQEPPQTSVRDGQEPPQTSVRDGQESQETHIRDGQEPPETSVRDGQKPPQTCIRDGQEPLQTPKEMDQKEEALGEDKVPMEVDTELPILVMNVMSLSAQKGQRRREDQPETEMEEDPAESNTEEGSLTENERACEGTSLENIKIKEEEPEALQEVSAPSPSPEIQKCPKSEPAKAKSKKKPSRCASSSLLMGNCRRGYVREWSHPCTECGKRFRLKINLIIHQRSHAQEGPYECTMCEISFADKRHLDLHQSIHIKDRAFGAKVWGNVHPELRIRPRRKFCGALCGGAHSLGNGTYAGGPWLGQGKEELDRGSPKSRRKSVLKCSLCKKIFSCTFSLRRHLQTHSQERPYCCTACKKCFTRRTHLLRHEKIHDRQKALAALQQPVTVMPAPKQPQPQGAPETPTGGSAPHSPAQASERNVSPVATAAKAVPANELLIGPAELGPPDKNCHILGWGGRAVQPVVRLGNRAAVSGVTEK encoded by the exons ATGTCCCGCCGGGGCCCCGCTCAG gagTCGGGCACCCCCAGGCGCAAGGCGGTGCAGGCCATGAGGCCGCGGGCATCGGCGGGGCAGGCGGAggcccagcagctgcaggagctgaggaGCCGGACGGAGAGGGCGGAACGGAGGCTGCTGGCCTGCGAGAACCTGGTTGGGGAGCTGGGCAGCAACCTGGCCGCCCTGGGCAGCCTCCTGCAGGAGTAcgggcagctgcagcagcggCTGGATAACGTGGAGAACCTGCTGAAGAACAGGAACTTCTGGATCCTGCGGCTGCCTCCCGGCTCCCGGGGAGAGGTCCCCAAG GTACCACTTACGTTCGATGACATTTCAGTGTACTTCAATGAGCAGGAATGGGAGAGACTGGACCGCTGGCAGAAGGATCTGTACAGGGCTGTGATGAGGGGGAACTACGAGATGCTGATTTCCCTGG ACTATGCTGTGTCCAAGCCTGACATCCTCTCCCGGATCGAGAGGGATGAAGAGCTTTGTGTCAAAGATGGTCAGAAGCCCCCGCTGATGCCTATTGGAGGCAGTCAGGAGCCCCTGCAAGCACCAGAAGAGGTGGACCGGGTGGAAGAGGCTTTGGGAGAAGAGGAAGTCCCCATGGAAGCTGACAGGG ACTATGCTGTGTCCAAGCCTGACATCCTCTCCCGGATCGAGAGGGATGAAGAGCTTTGTGTCAAAGATGGTCAGGAGCCCCCGCAGACAAGCGTCCGAG ACGGTCAGGAGCCCCCGCAGACAAGCGTCCGAG ACGGTCAGGAGCCCCCGCAGACAAGCGTACGAGATGGTCAGGAGTCCCAGGAGACGCACATCAGAGACGGTCAGGAGCCCCCGGAGACAAGCGTCCGAGATGGTCAGAAGCCCCCACAGACATGCATCAGAGATGGTCAGGAGCCCCTGCAGACACCAAAAGAGATGGACCAGAAGGAAGAGGCTTTGGGAGAAGATAAAGTCCCCATGGAAGTTGACACAG AACTCCCCATCCTTGTGATGAATGTCATGTCCCTGAGTGCACAAAAAGGGCAGCGGCGCAGGGAAGATCAGCCTGAGACAGAGATGGAAGAGGACCCGGCTGAGTCCAACACTG AGGAAGGCTCTTTAACGGAAAATGAAAGGGCATGTGAAGGGACTTCTCTTGAAAACATCAAAATTAAGGAAGAGGAGCCTGAAGCATTGCAAGAGGTTTCTGCACCCTCTCCCAGCCCAGAGATCCAGAAGTGCCCCAAAAGTGAGCCAGCCAAGGCCAAGAGCAAGAAGAAGCCAAGCAGATGTGCGAGCAGCAGCCTCCTGATGGGCAACTGTCGGCGTGGCTATGTGCGTGAGTGGTCGCATCCCTGCACCGAGTGCGGGAAACGTTTCCGTCTGAAAATAAACCTCATCATCCACCAGCGGAGCCATGCCCAAGAGGGGCCCTACGAATGCACAATGTGTGAGATCAGCTTTGCGGACAAACGCCACCTGGACCTTCACCAGAGCATCCACATAAAAGACAGGGCCTTTGGGGCCAAGGTCTGGGGGAACGTCCACCCAGAGCTGAGGATCCGGCCGAGGAGGAAGTTCTGCGGGGCTTTGTGCGGAGGTGCCCACAGCCTGGGCAACGGGACGTATGCTGGGGGTCCCTGGCTGGGCCAGGGCAAGGAGGAGCTAGACAGAGGGAGCCCTAAGTCTCGTAGGAAGTCTGTGCTGAAATGCAGTCTTTGTAAAAAGATTTTCTCTTGCACCTTTTCCCTTCGGCGGCACTTGCAGACCCACTCGCAGGAAAGGCCGTATTGCTGCACCGCCTGCAAGAAATGCTTCACCCGTAGAACTCACCTCTTGCGCCACGAGAAAATACACGACCGCCAGAAAGCCCTGGCTGCACTCCAACAGCCCGTGACCGTCATGCCAGCACCCAAGCAGCCCCAGCCACAAGGAGCCCCAGAGACACCCACAGGTGGGAGCGCTCCTCACTCACCAGCCCAGGCATCCGAGAGAAACGTTAGCCCTGTGGCCACCGCAGCCAAAGCAGTTCCAGCAAATGAGCTCCTGATCG
- the LOC115338963 gene encoding zinc finger protein 777-like isoform X6 → MSRRGPAQESGTPRRKAVQAMRPRASAGQAEAQQLQELRSRTERAERRLLACENLVGELGSNLAALGSLLQEYGQLQQRLDNVENLLKNRNFWILRLPPGSRGEVPKVPLTFDDISVYFNEQEWERLDRWQKDLYRAVMRGNYEMLISLDYAVSKPDILSRIERDEELCVKDGQKPPLMPIGGSQEPLQAPEEVDRVEEALGEEEVPMEADRDYAVSKPDILSRIERDEELCVKDGQEPPQTSVRDGQESQETHIRDGQEPPQTSVRDGQEPPETSVRDGQKPPQTCIRDGQEPLQTPKEMDQKEEALGEDKVPMEVDTELPILVMNVMSLSAQKGQRRREDQPETEMEEDPAESNTEEGSLTENERACEGTSLENIKIKEEEPEALQEVSAPSPSPEIQKCPKSEPAKAKSKKKPSRCASSSLLMGNCRRGYVREWSHPCTECGKRFRLKINLIIHQRSHAQEGPYECTMCEISFADKRHLDLHQSIHIKDRAFGAKVWGNVHPELRIRPRRKFCGALCGGAHSLGNGTYAGGPWLGQGKEELDRGSPKSRRKSVLKCSLCKKIFSCTFSLRRHLQTHSQERPYCCTACKKCFTRRTHLLRHEKIHDRQKALAALQQPVTVMPAPKQPQPQGAPETPTGGSAPHSPAQASERNVSPVATAAKAVPANELLIGPAELGPPDKNCHILGWGGRAVQPVVRLGNRAAVSGVTEK, encoded by the exons ATGTCCCGCCGGGGCCCCGCTCAG gagTCGGGCACCCCCAGGCGCAAGGCGGTGCAGGCCATGAGGCCGCGGGCATCGGCGGGGCAGGCGGAggcccagcagctgcaggagctgaggaGCCGGACGGAGAGGGCGGAACGGAGGCTGCTGGCCTGCGAGAACCTGGTTGGGGAGCTGGGCAGCAACCTGGCCGCCCTGGGCAGCCTCCTGCAGGAGTAcgggcagctgcagcagcggCTGGATAACGTGGAGAACCTGCTGAAGAACAGGAACTTCTGGATCCTGCGGCTGCCTCCCGGCTCCCGGGGAGAGGTCCCCAAG GTACCACTTACGTTCGATGACATTTCAGTGTACTTCAATGAGCAGGAATGGGAGAGACTGGACCGCTGGCAGAAGGATCTGTACAGGGCTGTGATGAGGGGGAACTACGAGATGCTGATTTCCCTGG ACTATGCTGTGTCCAAGCCTGACATCCTCTCCCGGATCGAGAGGGATGAAGAGCTTTGTGTCAAAGATGGTCAGAAGCCCCCGCTGATGCCTATTGGAGGCAGTCAGGAGCCCCTGCAAGCACCAGAAGAGGTGGACCGGGTGGAAGAGGCTTTGGGAGAAGAGGAAGTCCCCATGGAAGCTGACAGGG ACTATGCTGTGTCCAAGCCTGACATCCTCTCCCGGATCGAGAGGGATGAAGAGCTTTGTGTCAAAGATGGTCAGGAGCCCCCGCAGACAAGCGTCCGAGATGGTCAGGAGTCCCAGGAGACACACATCAGAGACGGTCAGGAGCCCCCGCAGACAAGCGTCCGAGATGGTCAG GAGCCCCCGGAGACAAGCGTCCGAGATGGTCAGAAGCCCCCACAGACATGCATCAGAGATGGTCAGGAGCCCCTGCAGACACCAAAAGAGATGGACCAGAAGGAAGAGGCTTTGGGAGAAGATAAAGTCCCCATGGAAGTTGACACAG AACTCCCCATCCTTGTGATGAATGTCATGTCCCTGAGTGCACAAAAAGGGCAGCGGCGCAGGGAAGATCAGCCTGAGACAGAGATGGAAGAGGACCCGGCTGAGTCCAACACTG AGGAAGGCTCTTTAACGGAAAATGAAAGGGCATGTGAAGGGACTTCTCTTGAAAACATCAAAATTAAGGAAGAGGAGCCTGAAGCATTGCAAGAGGTTTCTGCACCCTCTCCCAGCCCAGAGATCCAGAAGTGCCCCAAAAGTGAGCCAGCCAAGGCCAAGAGCAAGAAGAAGCCAAGCAGATGTGCGAGCAGCAGCCTCCTGATGGGCAACTGTCGGCGTGGCTATGTGCGTGAGTGGTCGCATCCCTGCACCGAGTGCGGGAAACGTTTCCGTCTGAAAATAAACCTCATCATCCACCAGCGGAGCCATGCCCAAGAGGGGCCCTACGAATGCACAATGTGTGAGATCAGCTTTGCGGACAAACGCCACCTGGACCTTCACCAGAGCATCCACATAAAAGACAGGGCCTTTGGGGCCAAGGTCTGGGGGAACGTCCACCCAGAGCTGAGGATCCGGCCGAGGAGGAAGTTCTGCGGGGCTTTGTGCGGAGGTGCCCACAGCCTGGGCAACGGGACGTATGCTGGGGGTCCCTGGCTGGGCCAGGGCAAGGAGGAGCTAGACAGAGGGAGCCCTAAGTCTCGTAGGAAGTCTGTGCTGAAATGCAGTCTTTGTAAAAAGATTTTCTCTTGCACCTTTTCCCTTCGGCGGCACTTGCAGACCCACTCGCAGGAAAGGCCGTATTGCTGCACCGCCTGCAAGAAATGCTTCACCCGTAGAACTCACCTCTTGCGCCACGAGAAAATACACGACCGCCAGAAAGCCCTGGCTGCACTCCAACAGCCCGTGACCGTCATGCCAGCACCCAAGCAGCCCCAGCCACAAGGAGCCCCAGAGACACCCACAGGTGGGAGCGCTCCTCACTCACCAGCCCAGGCATCCGAGAGAAACGTTAGCCCTGTGGCCACCGCAGCCAAAGCAGTTCCAGCAAATGAGCTCCTGATCG